ATTTAAGTGAAGACAGTAGTCTGTAGCATAATTTCTTAAATTGATCATTTTATAAAACATGTCTGTGTGGGAAACCAGAAATCAGACAGACAAGTTTAACTCTCTCTCTTCACAGAGACTCACACGTTCACCAGAGGAGCTCATTCACACTCACTGCAGTTTCACTTCAAGTCTTTTCTACAGACCAGCGTTTCAAAAAACAGCCAGAACCCGATTAATGAAATATTTCTGTCGTAGTCATTGTACAATTGTGATGTTTTATGAGCTGTTTATCTGAAACTGTGAAGAAAATGTTGGCCGTGACTTTCTGTTTGTGCTTTTGGAGTCTGTTTGGTAAGTTATAAATCtgtttttatgtcttttagtACAGCGTGATAAACTACAACTAATGACAGCATTTACTTGTCTTTAACATGATCAATCAGTCAATACTACTGTCTATGATTTGAGACAGTTTCAGTTGATTTCAAGTGTTCAGTGaggttcaggtctggactttgtgCTGTTTACTGGAATTACTGGAATAGATAAAGCTGTAAATTACAAGAgggtgttcacatacttttgatCATATAGTGCATTTACTGAAATCATGAATGACACAGACAGAACACCAAATACCTTCATCAAACTCATTGTGTGAAAATGTCTCATTATACATTCAAATGAAAGAGTTGtgttgcatggatgaattgttcaatgatatgaaatGATTTCCAGTGTCTCTCTTAGTAACTGTCTCTGTTTGTtctgcaggtgtgtttggtgttgagACAGATGTTtcagtgtcagtgatggagggagattcgGTCACTCTAAAGAATGATGATACTCAAATACTGAGAGATGATCTGATCATGTGGAAGTTTGGACAAATCCTCATTGCTGAAATCAACAGAAATAATAAGATCAAGTTATTTGAGAAGGCTGCTGATGGGAGATACAGAGGCAGAATACAGCTGGATaatcagactggatctctcatCATCACAAACATCAGAACTACAGACTCTGGACAATATAAATTAACCACCACCAGCAAAGAGACCCGACTGAAAATATTCACTCTTACTGTCTATGGTGAGTAGAGAAAACTTGCCCTGTTTGATATACATGCATCTTTTCACACATTAATCACCgtcataattattgagaataTTATGAAATGGTATGATTTGAACTTTGTGATCTGTAATCCACTATTAATGACATTTGTTTCTCAACATTTTAATTACAGTTTAAAACTATTGAACTCATATAAAACAACCCTCATATCGTCTGTATATTTTCCAGCTCTTCTGCCGGTTCCTGTCATCACTTCGGACTTTTCACTGAATTCTTCATCATCTGAAAGTTCatctaaatgtgtgttggtgtgttcagtggtgaatgtgacacaggcgactctctcctggtacaaaggaaacagtttattgtcctccatcagtgtgtctgatctcaacagaaGTCTCTCTCTACATCTGGAGTGTGTCGATGATTCttacagctgtgtgatcaacaatcccatcagaaatcagactaaacatctcaacattaATGAAGTCTGTCAGCCGTGTTCAGGTACATCAGCGCTAATATTAATGTTTATATACTGAGCTGATATCTGTTGGTCATAATTATGTACTATATGTCTGTAGTGATATTAAAGCACATTTGACAATTAAATTTTCTTTATCCCCTCgatattcttttatttatatatacattatatatatatatatatatatatatatatatatatatatatatatccaaacaGATAAGTGAAGATAATTTAAGGCCAATAATTGGTTACCATTCCATTAATAaatttttctatctttttttttgtattttgtttgacatgaaatttatgtaattatataatgtagtctctcaattaatttgagcctataaaaatgtatgcatgttaattattgaacaaataaaaaagacatgTCATATGAAGTACCCGTAAACTGAACTGATCTCGCGGTCTCTGTTCATCTAATACAGATAAAGATGTATCTCTGATAGTGCTGATTTCTGTGGCTGCTGGAACTCtgttgtttgtcattgcagtcgTGATCTTCTGCATCTGCAGGAAATGTAGAAAAACAGATCAAGAGGGCAAGTGTAACATACTGCTAATATATCTGTAAAGGAACAGCTTTATTCTTTTAATACTGTATTTATGACATATATTTGATCATATGTTTTAATGTCATTACAGTCCAGACTCGTGAAGAAGAGATAAATTATGCTGATCCAGCGTTCTATAAAAGAAAAGCACAGAAATCAGTAAGATCTttacagcagtgtgtgtgtgtgtgtgtgtgtgtgtgtgtgtatgtgtgtgtgtgtgtgtgagcgtgtatttatcactttgtggggaccaaatgtccccataaggatagtaaaacccgaaatttttgaccttgtggggacattttgtcggtccccatgaggaaaacagcttataaatcatactaaattatgttttttgaaaatgtaaaaatgcagaaagttttctgtgagggttaggtttaggggtagggttaggtttaggggatagaatataaagtttgtacagtataaaaaccattatgtctatggaaagtccccataaaacatggaaacacaacaagagtgagtgagtgagtgagtgtgtgtgtgtgtgtgtgtgtgtgtgtgtgtgtgtctgtgtgtgtgggcttgtttatgtggtttatgagaacatttttttaggttacaaattagtaattacaagggtattatgctataaatgtggtttatgaggacatttctattgtccccataattcaaatcgcttaaaaatcatactaaacaatgttttattgaaaatgtaaaaatgcagaaagttttttgtgagggttaggtttaggggtagggttagggtatagaatctatagtttgtacagaataaaaatcattatgtctatggagagtcctcataaagatagctgcaccaacatgtgtgtgtgtgtgtgtgtgtgtgtgtgtgtgtgtgtgtgtgtgtgtgtgtgtgtgtgtgtgtgtgtgtgtgtgtgtgcagatgttTAATATTCTATAATGAACTTATAATTCTCATGACTGTGACTCAAATATATGATGAAAGATCAACAGCATAAATAATCTACACAAGcacatttaagcacaaggaacaattatAATTATATCACTTACAGTAACACAAAAGAGCCGCTCGACTCGTGGTTCACTGTTGTTTTATATCAGCATTTGATGTCTTCATCTGAAAATCAGAGAGaacatttgaaatatacagtGTGTCATACATACAGTATCAAAACTACAAACCGTTCCATTACAGATGAAATAGTTGTGTGTTAcagcaaataaatgtttataatgtatttggCTCTTAAATGCACCTTGATATCATTAGAGATACTGTAGAATAAATGATCTGGAATCAGTCTGAATGAAACATGATTATGGAAACAGTTATTACAAAaaactcaaaaatatatattatggttCAGTGTTCTTCTGCTATAATAAACACTGTTCACAGAAAATGAAGCATTTAGgaactgaaagtgacaaaaatactGCAGATATTTCTGTTGATTTCAGGTTGTGAGAGAGAACATGTGAGGAACAACCGAAACAGACCAGTCGATTAGAAATGTATCTTTAAAATTGCACAATGACAGTCAAACCTGCTTATATGACTTGAGAcaatatcccattatatgtgaatgtcccattatatgtgtttgtcccattatatgtgtatgtcccattatatgtgtatgtcccatttgttaggggtataacagttataaCCCGGATCAGATAtgaagaaagaaaaccaggagtcagaagttcaatcaaagaatccaaaatttactgaagaatagtttgcagtgaaattggtacagccagcggcaaagtctcacgaggagatcgaaagctaactcataccttacacaaaattttacatcaattataccatttgcaaggacgtatattctattatttaactcctgattggctaacagagcataaagtcacaacatatagattgctatagcacatcaacattaatcagcgcaattgtcgt
This region of Xyrauchen texanus isolate HMW12.3.18 chromosome 48, RBS_HiC_50CHRs, whole genome shotgun sequence genomic DNA includes:
- the LOC127639749 gene encoding SLAM family member 5-like, with the translated sequence MSCLSETVKKMLAVTFCLCFWSLFGVFGVETDVSVSVMEGDSVTLKNDDTQILRDDLIMWKFGQILIAEINRNNKIKLFEKAADGRYRGRIQLDNQTGSLIITNIRTTDSGQYKLTTTSKETRLKIFTLTVYALLPVPVITSDFSLNSSSSESSSKCVLVCSVVNVTQATLSWYKGNSLLSSISVSDLNRSLSLHLECVDDSYSCVINNPIRNQTKHLNINEVCQPCSGTSALILMFIY